The stretch of DNA GGGAATCTGATCGTCTTTGGTTTGTCGTCACTGGAAAATTTGAAAAAAAATCAGATGCCATTCGTCATGCTAAAATATTGACCAAAGAAATGAATGAAGGTGGTCTGATGCCTGTCAATGAATCTCCAATAGATACATTGATGATTCCGAGAATTTACAAGCCTTATGGAAACATTGTTCCAGAATATTGTGTAGTCATGGGTAATAACCTCAACTTGGAAATGGCAAAGAGACTTAAATCTCGTTTGATCCGTAGAAAACTACCGTCATTGACAGAGGACAATGTGGAACTTTGGAAACTCCCCTACTAAACAAAATATTTGGACTCAATATAAAAACCCCTTTAATTTTAGAATTAAAGGGGTTTTTATATTTATTGAAGTCCTGAAATTTGCTAAATCTTTTTGACATTGGTAAGCTATATTGCACTATATTGTTACACACAGTCACGTCAAAGCTTAATTTTTGTATTTTTGATTTGTTAAAATTGAATAAAATGATGAAACAATTACTGTACTTTTTCTGTGCTTGTCTTTTTGTAAATGTTCTGGAAGCACAAGTTCCACCTGCTTATTTCACCGATATTTCTGAAATAGCTGGATTCCGCAATACGGGAAACAATCAAGGTGTTTCGATTGGAGATTATGATAATGATGGTGATGACGATATCTATGTATCGGTACGAGGCGGAGTGAACAAATTGTTTCAGAATATGGGAAACGAAAGATTCATGGATGTAGCCAAAACAGCAGGAGTAGCGGTTGAAGAGAGTACTTTGATGAGTGTTTGGGGGGATTTGGACAATGATGGATATTTGGATCTATTTGTCGGTAATTATAATCAACCCAATCGGCTGTTCCACAATATGGGAGATGGAACTTTTGAAGATATTAGTGTGACAGCAGGCATTGGAAATATCAATCGTTTGCAGGCAGTGACAATGGGTGACATAGACCGTGATGGCTGGCTCGATATTTATGTAGCCAATTTGTCTGAGCAAAATTTGATGTACAAAAACAAGGGCAATTTAACCTTCTCCAATGTGGTCAGTCAATCGAACACAATGGATATGCTGGTTGCGATGGGAACGATTTTCTTCGACTATGATAATGATGGCGACCTTGACCTCTACCTCACACACGATGCCAATCAAGCCTCTATTTTGTACGAAAATGATGGCACTGGTAAATTTACCGATGTCAGTGTGGTTTCGGGTACCAATGTAGCCATTCAGGGTATGGGTATTGATATTGCCGATTTTGACCACAATGGCTTTTTGGACATTTATGTTACCAATTTGGGGCCTAATGTACTTTTACTGAACAACGGCGACAAAACATTTACCAATATTGCCGAAAGTGCTAATGTCGACAATGCTGGAATGGGATGGGGAGTTTCTTGTTTGGACTATGACAATGATGGGTGGCAAGATATTTATACGGTGAACAACTATAATTTTGCGCCCTATCCAAATCGCTTGTACCACAACAATGGAGACAACACTTTTGAAGTAGTGAGTTATGACTCTCCATTGGAGGCGAAAAAAGTAAGTTATGGTACAGCCTGTGGCGACTTTGATGGTGATGGTTTTGTAGATATTGCGCTATCAAATTGGGGTGATGTGGGTTTGCAACTTTTTAGAAATGAAATGATTATGGGCAATTGGGTAAAAATCAAAACGACTGGCACAGAAAGTAACCGCTCTGCAATTGGTTCTCGCATACAGATTTACCACAATGGCAGTATGCAAATGGATGAAGTGATGGCGGGTAGCAGTTGGACTTCACAAAGCAGTGCTACTTTGCATTTTGGACTGGCAGAAGCTTCAATGATTGATTCTCTAATGATTCGTTGGCCAAATGGTTTGGAGGAAATGTACTACAATTTGGATGTGAATCAAAGCTATCACTTTACAGAAGCAGAAGGTGTTGTCACTACAATTGAAGAAAAACCGACTCCTATTGAATCCATTCACCTGTTCCCAAATCCTTTTAGCAATGCTTCAACCATTGAAGTGAATTTACTGCAATCGGCAACAATTACTTTGCGGCTGTATGATTTGAAGGGTCAGGAAATTGCAACTTTATTTGAAGGTGATTTGCAAGCAGGAAAACATGTTTTTGAAGTAAATAAACAAACATTAAAGGAAAACGGTGTCTATATTTTTCGCTTGGAAAGTGGGAGCGAAATAGTGACGAGAAAAGTGGTGAAATTTTAACCTGTTTTTTCGTTAAACAAATAAATTCGAGGTCGAAGATCTGAGAAAATTTCTTATTTATCAATTAATTACTTGTACTCGTTTGTAACGAGTGCCATACAAATGCATTGCAAATACGCAGGAGTTGACACACCTCCACCTCCAATCAAGACGATAAAATAATAACAGATTAGAAAACTTCCATTTCAAAGCTAAAACAAAGAAAGGGTAGTAAGCCTCAAAACTTACTACCCTTTCTTTTTCTTTATTCTTATCTAAATTCCCTATCAATTCAGTTTTGCAAATACTTGTTTGATTTCATACAAGGCACTTCGGTTGACGCTTACTTTTTTGGTATGTAAATCCAACTGTATTCTTGCGCCATCACTCTTGGTCATATAAACCGACCATTCATCTCGACCTGTTTCGGTGAACGTAGCATGTACACCACCACGTCCGCTTTTCATTTCTCTCCATGTTTTATCACCCGTTTGTTCAAATCTACCTGCTTCTCGTCCGCCATATTCCACATAATTCACATTGTAGCCATTGATAATGAACTTGGCTTCTGCAACGGTGTATAAAGGATTTCGATTGAAGGTGATTTTTTTGGTGTGTAAGTCCAATTGAAGTCTTGCCCCATCACTTTTAGTCAAATAAATCGACCATTCATCCCGTCCTGTTTCAGTGAAAGTAGCATGTGCTCTGCGGCTGCCTTTTTTGTATTCAATCCACTTATTGCCACCACTTTGTTCAAAACTACCCGATTCAGAACCTGTATAAGCGACATAGTTGGCACTATATCCATTTAGAACAAATTTTGCTTCTACAATTTGATACAGTGAACTCCGATTAAGGCTCACTTTTTTGGTGTGCAAGTCCAACTGTATGTTCGCACCATCGCTTTTTCTCAAATAAACAGACCATTCATCTCGCCCTGTTTCGGTGAAAGTAGCATGAGGATTGCGGCTACCTTTTTTGTATTCAATCCACTTATTACCACCACTTTGTTCAAAACTACCCGATTCAGAACCTGTATAAGCGACATAATTGACATTGTACCCTTTTATTATGTTGACTGATGGAATGGAAGTTGGGGTAGGCTCAGTTTTTTGTCCAGCATAAATCTCTACTTCTGCCAAAGATAGAGGTGCACCTGCTTGTCTAAAAATACGTACATAGCGACCCCGAGCATTTTTGTTGTGAACAATCGGATTGGCTTGACCTACTTTGAAGTCTTCGTGATAGGCATAATAATCACTGATTTTGTGTGCTTGCCAATCGGTTGCCATAATTGGGTTTTCAGATACCAAAATGTAGATGTCCTTCAATCTATCCATACAACAATCCGTGCGGTTGAAGATTTTAATAGTACCGATGTCATATACTTGACCCAAATCTACTTCCCACCATTGGTTTCGGTCATTTCTTTCGGTATGTGTAACAGAACCAGCATTGTAATTTCCATTTGTATTACCGTCCACTGCTCTTGATGCCAAACCACCATATCCTGTTGTTGATTGTCGTACTGTCTTTCCTTTGGCAAGGTTTTGAGCGAAAACATTGTTGTCAGCGAATAAGAAAACAAATAATGTGGCTAAAATAATTGTGAATTGTTTCATGATAAAAAATTATTCAGAAGTTATAATGAGATTTAATAATTGGCTGAACATCTATTCTTTCAACCTTTCGCCTCATTAGACGATACTTCAAAAGGGTTTCCGACAAATTGAATAATTTTTATTTCAGTTTTTTGAAATTCATTTTTTCACCCTCCAATCAACGCATACCCCGCCCAATCTTCAGGCGTTTTCAAACTTTGCTGAATCAAAGCCAACTTCGCTTTCCGCAAAGCACTCGCATAACTTTCTCCTTCAAGGATGTATTTGAACAAAGTCTTGACCAACTCTCCACTCGATTCGTCGGGAACATCAAAATGTGTGAAAACAATATTAGAAGCTCCTGCATATAAAAAACCTCGATTCATCGCCATCATGCCTTCTCCCTTCGCTATTTTCCCTACACCACTGCTGCAACTGCTCAATACGACTAAATCGGCATTCAATGGAAGGTGATAGGTTTCGGAGGTGTGCAAAATGTAGTTTTCTGTTGTGTTTATGTGTTCAGGTGTTTGTAGAGACGTTTTACTAAAACGTCTGTACGTATTATCTGCGATTTCCGATTCCTTAGTGTCTGTCCTCTTGCTTATCTCCTCTGACTTCTTTGGCGAAGCCAAATAAATACCCGATAAATTTTCATTTCCATCCTGCACATAGCCATGTGTAGCAATCAAAACATACTTGTGATTTTGTACATTTTCGAGCAAGTTTTGTTTGTTGGCGGAAGCATAGAGAAAAGCTTTGGCATCCAGAGCTTGGGCTTCAAAGAGATTGAATACATCTTTGACTTCGTTTTCGGTACTCGGTAGATTGTCCATTGCCACTTGTCCTGCCCGATTGGAGCGCAAAACCCTCGTTTTGCCTCGATTGGTCGCAATCGCCAACTCTGTTTGCTCACCTTCTCCACTTGTTTTTCCTTCAAAACTCACAGGCGCAAAGCCTATGAAACTCGGTGATTGTGTGGCAGTTTGGGCGTGTCGTTTGATGCTATTCAAGAGTAAAGTGGCGGAATAATGGTAGCTGATGTCGAAGTTTTTGATGACATAAGGCAGTGCCGAAAAGTCTCTTTTTTCCAGCACCATTTGCCATTCATTTTCCTGCAATTGTCGGCGGTCTATCAGCGCATCGAAGGGCAAAGTAGCGAGTAGGTCGTGGGGAATAATGGTCAGTTTTCCGTTGGTGTTGTTTGGATATTCCTTCAAAGCGGGCAGCAGCAATAGGTCAAATAAATTGCCTGCTGCTTCGATGTATTCTGCTATGTCGGCAAGGGTGATGGCATCTTGTAGATCTTCAATGAGTTGGGCTAAGTTGTCAGGGCGGTCGAGTTCGTGGATTTGGTAGGTAGTGGCTGTGATGTGGAAGAGGTAGATTTTTTTTGGGGTGAGATGGTAGGAGAGGATAGTTGGATTGTTAGATGGTTGAATTATTTTATTGCTATTCGTAGCCCACGAATTAATTCGTGGGTTATGGATGGTTTGAAGATGACTTTGAAGGTCTTGAGTAGTGGCAGTCTCCAATTGGTATTTGAGTTCGTAATATTCGGGATAGTCTTTCTCAAATTGTTCAATGAGTTGGTCATATTCTTGTTGGTAGTCAAAGTGTTGGCTTTGCCATTCTCTGATTTGGGTTTCGTCTTTTTGCTCATTTTTGAGTTCTTCCTGTTGGATGCGTTTGTCGAGATAGGTGAGTTCGATGCGGAGGTCGTATTCTTGCTGTAGGAGTTCTTCTGGAATGTTGGCGGTGGCTTTGGCTTCGGTGTCTTTGATACCTGAAAGTAAAAGTACAGCTTTGGATTGTTCGGAGTAGTGGAATGGGAGGTGAGAAATGGGAAATTGGGAAAAATTCCCCTTTTGAAGCGGGTTAGGGAGATGTTCGAGAATGTTTTGAGGCAAAGAGGATGTTTGGGCAGTTAGCAAAGCTGCTTCAATTGCTCCATCAAATAGGGTTGTGGCTTTTTCGGCTAAAACCAATTTGCTGCCTTCGGCTTTGTAGCCTTGTCGCATTTCGGCAATGAGTTCGGTGGCTAGGTGATAGGCGGATAGGGCGGCTTGTAGGTCTTTTGGGGTTTGGGTTTCTTCGGTGTAGTATTGAAGGAAGGTTTGGGCTTTGGATTGGAGAACTTCTAATAGAACGGGTTGGGAAAGGCAGTTTTGGAGTGTTGGATTTTGGTAGTAGTCGGTTTCATTGAAGTTGGGGAATAGGGATTGAAGGGCGAGTTGGTGGTGTTGGAAGGATTTGGGATAGTTTTTTTGGAGGTAAAAAACTTCAGCAAGACCTTTGAATATTTCTGCCGTAGTATGGTGTTTAATGCCTAGTGATTCCTTAGAATTCAATAAACTTACTATTTAAGTGTTGAAGCGATTTATTGTAATTTTTTATTTTTAAGTATGCAATACTTAGACCTATATGAGTATTTATAGTTCGTAGATGATTTTTACTGAATATATTTATTGTAATATCCAAACTTTTGCTTAATAGATATATTGCTTTTTTAAAAACGCTCTTTTTAGTGTAAGCATATCCTAAATTATTATAACTTTCTGCAATGTCTGGATGTTTTTCTCCAAACAACTCTAATCTAATATCTAAACTTTTTTGATAGTTTTTGATCGCAGTTTGATGATTCTCTATATAACTATAAACATTACCAAGTGCATTGTAGCAACCTGCAATGTGAGGATGTAACTCTTCCAATATTGAAAGCCGAATCTTTAAACTTTTTTGATAAAAACTGATAGCCTTTTGAGTATCTCTTAGCTGAAAATATACTAAGCCAATGTTATAATAACTAACTGCGATATTAGCA from Chitinophagales bacterium encodes:
- a CDS encoding FG-GAP-like repeat-containing protein yields the protein MMKQLLYFFCACLFVNVLEAQVPPAYFTDISEIAGFRNTGNNQGVSIGDYDNDGDDDIYVSVRGGVNKLFQNMGNERFMDVAKTAGVAVEESTLMSVWGDLDNDGYLDLFVGNYNQPNRLFHNMGDGTFEDISVTAGIGNINRLQAVTMGDIDRDGWLDIYVANLSEQNLMYKNKGNLTFSNVVSQSNTMDMLVAMGTIFFDYDNDGDLDLYLTHDANQASILYENDGTGKFTDVSVVSGTNVAIQGMGIDIADFDHNGFLDIYVTNLGPNVLLLNNGDKTFTNIAESANVDNAGMGWGVSCLDYDNDGWQDIYTVNNYNFAPYPNRLYHNNGDNTFEVVSYDSPLEAKKVSYGTACGDFDGDGFVDIALSNWGDVGLQLFRNEMIMGNWVKIKTTGTESNRSAIGSRIQIYHNGSMQMDEVMAGSSWTSQSSATLHFGLAEASMIDSLMIRWPNGLEEMYYNLDVNQSYHFTEAEGVVTTIEEKPTPIESIHLFPNPFSNASTIEVNLLQSATITLRLYDLKGQEIATLFEGDLQAGKHVFEVNKQTLKENGVYIFRLESGSEIVTRKVVKF
- a CDS encoding tetratricopeptide repeat protein; this translates as MQDGKYADAIEVLEAIAPIFEEAEDWEGYVECLNEWCSILWRSGNLKEAEKKANLSLNIVMNKLNKAPKILAFIHINLGIINWIKGGYKKSIEFYKASLFIYIDIEDYANIAVSYYNIGLVYFQLRDTQKAISFYQKSLKIRLSILEELHPHIAGCYNALGNVYSYIENHQTAIKNYQKSLDIRLELFGEKHPDIAESYNNLGYAYTKKSVFKKAIYLLSKSLDITINIFSKNHLRTINTHIGLSIAYLKIKNYNKSLQHLNSKFIEF
- a CDS encoding discoidin domain-containing protein, yielding MKQFTIILATLFVFLFADNNVFAQNLAKGKTVRQSTTGYGGLASRAVDGNTNGNYNAGSVTHTERNDRNQWWEVDLGQVYDIGTIKIFNRTDCCMDRLKDIYILVSENPIMATDWQAHKISDYYAYHEDFKVGQANPIVHNKNARGRYVRIFRQAGAPLSLAEVEIYAGQKTEPTPTSIPSVNIIKGYNVNYVAYTGSESGSFEQSGGNKWIEYKKGSRNPHATFTETGRDEWSVYLRKSDGANIQLDLHTKKVSLNRSSLYQIVEAKFVLNGYSANYVAYTGSESGSFEQSGGNKWIEYKKGSRRAHATFTETGRDEWSIYLTKSDGARLQLDLHTKKITFNRNPLYTVAEAKFIINGYNVNYVEYGGREAGRFEQTGDKTWREMKSGRGGVHATFTETGRDEWSVYMTKSDGARIQLDLHTKKVSVNRSALYEIKQVFAKLN
- a CDS encoding CHAT domain-containing protein, giving the protein MNSKESLGIKHHTTAEIFKGLAEVFYLQKNYPKSFQHHQLALQSLFPNFNETDYYQNPTLQNCLSQPVLLEVLQSKAQTFLQYYTEETQTPKDLQAALSAYHLATELIAEMRQGYKAEGSKLVLAEKATTLFDGAIEAALLTAQTSSLPQNILEHLPNPLQKGNFSQFPISHLPFHYSEQSKAVLLLSGIKDTEAKATANIPEELLQQEYDLRIELTYLDKRIQQEELKNEQKDETQIREWQSQHFDYQQEYDQLIEQFEKDYPEYYELKYQLETATTQDLQSHLQTIHNPRINSWATNSNKIIQPSNNPTILSYHLTPKKIYLFHITATTYQIHELDRPDNLAQLIEDLQDAITLADIAEYIEAAGNLFDLLLLPALKEYPNNTNGKLTIIPHDLLATLPFDALIDRRQLQENEWQMVLEKRDFSALPYVIKNFDISYHYSATLLLNSIKRHAQTATQSPSFIGFAPVSFEGKTSGEGEQTELAIATNRGKTRVLRSNRAGQVAMDNLPSTENEVKDVFNLFEAQALDAKAFLYASANKQNLLENVQNHKYVLIATHGYVQDGNENLSGIYLASPKKSEEISKRTDTKESEIADNTYRRFSKTSLQTPEHINTTENYILHTSETYHLPLNADLVVLSSCSSGVGKIAKGEGMMAMNRGFLYAGASNIVFTHFDVPDESSGELVKTLFKYILEGESYASALRKAKLALIQQSLKTPEDWAGYALIGG